One genomic region from Pseudomonas sp. R5-89-07 encodes:
- a CDS encoding bifunctional prephenate dehydrogenase/3-phosphoshikimate 1-carboxyvinyltransferase, whose amino-acid sequence MIGRLVVVGLGLIGGSFAKGLRESGLCGEVVGVDLDPQSRKLAVELGVVDRCEADLAIACQGADVIQLAVPILAMEKLLAILAGLDLGSAILTDVGSAKGNVVRAAQLAFGEMPPRFVPGHPIAGSEQSGVEASNAQLFRRHKVILTPHAQTDPAALAVVDRLWRELGADVEHMQVERHDEVLAATSHLPHLLAFGLVDSLAKRNENLEIFRYAAGGFRDFTRIAGSDPVMWHDIFLANREAVLRTLDTFRSDLDALRDAVDAGDGHQLLGVFTRARVAREHFSKILARRAYMETAVNTDDLTFIASPGGRLSGRIRVPGDKSISHRSIMLGSLADGVTEVEGFLEGEDALATLQAFRDMGVVIEGPHHGRVTIHGVGLHGLKPAPGPIYLGNSGTSMRLLSGLLAAQSFDSVLTGDASLSKRPMSRVAKPLREMGAVIETGPEGRPPLTIRGGQALKGLNYVLPMASAQVKSCLLLAGLYSEGKTCVTEPAPTRDHTERMLRGFGYPVVVEGATASVESGHELTATHIEVPGDISSSAFFLVAATIAEGSELLLEHVGVNPTRTGVIDILRLMGADITLENLREVGGEPVADLRVRAAALKGIEIPEALVPLAIDEFPVLFVAAACAEGRTVLRGAEELRVKESDRIQVMADGLLALGVKCEPTPDGIIIDGGPIGGGEVHAQGDHRIAMAFSVASLRATAPIRIRDCANVATSFPNFLTLCAHVGMRVAQEAQL is encoded by the coding sequence ATGATCGGTCGCCTGGTGGTGGTCGGTCTCGGGCTGATCGGTGGTTCCTTCGCCAAAGGCCTGCGCGAGAGCGGCCTGTGCGGCGAAGTGGTGGGTGTGGACCTGGACCCGCAGTCGCGCAAGTTGGCAGTGGAGCTTGGGGTGGTAGACCGCTGTGAGGCAGATCTCGCTATCGCTTGCCAGGGCGCCGACGTGATCCAGTTAGCCGTGCCAATTCTGGCCATGGAAAAGCTCTTGGCGATTTTGGCCGGCCTGGATTTGGGTAGCGCGATTCTTACGGATGTGGGCAGTGCCAAGGGTAATGTGGTGCGCGCGGCGCAACTGGCGTTTGGCGAGATGCCGCCGCGCTTCGTGCCGGGCCATCCGATTGCCGGGTCCGAGCAGAGCGGGGTGGAGGCGTCCAATGCGCAGCTGTTTCGCCGGCACAAAGTGATCCTGACGCCCCATGCGCAAACCGACCCTGCGGCGTTGGCCGTGGTGGATCGCCTGTGGCGCGAGCTGGGCGCGGACGTGGAGCATATGCAGGTCGAGCGCCACGACGAAGTGCTCGCGGCCACCAGTCATCTGCCGCATTTGCTGGCATTCGGCCTGGTGGATTCGTTGGCCAAGCGCAACGAAAACCTGGAGATTTTCCGCTATGCCGCCGGTGGATTTCGCGATTTTACGCGCATTGCCGGCAGCGACCCGGTGATGTGGCACGACATCTTCCTCGCCAACCGCGAAGCGGTGTTGCGCACCCTCGACACCTTCCGCAGCGATCTCGATGCCCTGCGCGATGCGGTGGATGCGGGCGATGGCCATCAATTGCTCGGCGTGTTCACCCGTGCGCGGGTGGCGCGTGAGCACTTCAGCAAGATCCTGGCGCGCCGAGCCTATATGGAAACCGCAGTGAACACCGATGACCTGACCTTCATCGCCAGCCCCGGTGGCCGCTTGAGCGGGCGCATTCGGGTGCCCGGTGACAAGTCGATCTCCCATCGGTCGATCATGCTGGGTTCATTGGCGGACGGCGTGACCGAAGTTGAAGGCTTTCTTGAAGGTGAGGACGCCCTGGCGACCTTGCAGGCCTTTCGCGACATGGGCGTGGTGATCGAAGGGCCGCACCATGGGCGAGTGACCATTCATGGTGTGGGGTTGCACGGCTTGAAGCCTGCGCCGGGGCCGATCTACCTGGGCAATTCCGGTACCTCCATGCGCCTGTTGTCCGGTTTGCTGGCGGCGCAAAGCTTCGACAGCGTGCTGACGGGCGATGCGTCGCTGTCCAAGCGCCCGATGAGTCGCGTGGCCAAGCCGCTGAGGGAAATGGGCGCGGTGATCGAGACCGGGCCAGAAGGGCGCCCACCGCTGACCATCCGCGGTGGTCAGGCGCTCAAAGGCTTGAATTATGTACTGCCAATGGCCAGTGCCCAGGTGAAATCCTGCCTCTTGTTGGCCGGGCTCTACTCCGAGGGTAAAACCTGCGTGACCGAGCCTGCGCCGACCCGCGACCACACCGAGCGCATGTTGCGCGGTTTTGGTTATCCGGTGGTGGTGGAGGGCGCGACGGCGTCGGTTGAGTCCGGGCATGAGTTGACCGCTACTCATATAGAAGTGCCGGGGGATATTTCCTCTTCGGCGTTTTTCCTGGTCGCGGCCACGATCGCCGAGGGCTCCGAGTTGTTGCTGGAGCATGTGGGTGTCAATCCGACCCGCACCGGAGTGATCGATATCCTGCGCCTGATGGGGGCGGACATCACCCTGGAAAACCTGCGTGAGGTAGGCGGCGAGCCGGTTGCCGACTTGCGTGTACGCGCCGCGGCACTCAAAGGCATTGAGATTCCCGAAGCGCTGGTGCCCCTGGCGATCGATGAGTTCCCCGTGCTGTTCGTTGCCGCCGCCTGTGCTGAAGGGCGAACCGTGCTACGCGGTGCCGAGGAACTGCGGGTGAAGGAGTCCGACCGTATCCAGGTCATGGCCGACGGTCTGTTGGCGCTGGGTGTGAAGTGTGAACCGACGCCTGATGGGATTATCATTGACGGTGGCCCGATAGGCGGTGGTGAGGTGCACGCCCAGGGCGATCACCGGATTGCCATGGCGTTCAGCGTGGCGTCCTTGCGCGCGACAGCACCGATTCGCATCCGTGACTGCGCCAACGTCGCTACATCTTTTCCGAATTTTCTTACACTGTGTGCCCACGTCGGCATGCGTGTAGCCCAAGAGGCTCAATTGTGA
- the cmk gene encoding (d)CMP kinase, with amino-acid sequence MNIKAPVITIDGPSGSGKGTIAGILAKRLGWCLLDSGALYRLLAFAARNHGVDLTNEELLTKIAAHLDVQFIAATDGQLQRIILEGDEVSDVIRTESIGAGASQVAALPAVREALLQRQRAFQEPPGLVADGRDMGTVVFPEAPLKIFLTASAEERARRRYLQLKGKVDGVSLSSLLDEIRARDERDTQRAVAPLKPAADAIQLDSTELSIEQVLERIMSEIAIRDIAG; translated from the coding sequence GTGAATATCAAAGCACCGGTGATTACCATCGACGGGCCAAGCGGCTCGGGCAAAGGCACGATCGCCGGCATCCTGGCCAAGCGCCTGGGCTGGTGCCTGCTGGATTCCGGCGCGCTGTATCGCCTGCTGGCGTTCGCGGCGCGCAACCATGGCGTCGACCTCACCAACGAAGAGTTGCTGACCAAAATCGCTGCCCATCTGGACGTGCAGTTCATCGCGGCGACCGACGGTCAATTGCAGCGCATCATTCTGGAAGGCGATGAAGTCAGTGACGTGATCCGCACCGAGAGTATCGGTGCCGGCGCGTCTCAAGTGGCGGCTCTGCCGGCAGTCCGTGAAGCGTTGCTGCAGCGCCAGCGCGCGTTTCAGGAGCCGCCGGGCCTGGTGGCCGATGGCCGCGACATGGGTACCGTGGTGTTTCCCGAGGCGCCGCTGAAGATTTTCCTGACCGCCAGCGCCGAGGAGCGTGCTCGCCGGCGCTACTTGCAGTTGAAGGGCAAAGTCGATGGTGTTAGTCTGTCGAGTCTGCTAGATGAGATCCGTGCACGCGATGAGCGTGATACCCAGCGTGCGGTAGCCCCGCTCAAGCCGGCGGCTGACGCCATACAGCTGGATTCCACGGAGTTGTCCATCGAGCAGGTGCTGGAACGCATCATGAGCGAGATCGCCATTCGCGATATCGCCGGGTGA
- the rpsA gene encoding 30S ribosomal protein S1: MSESFAELFEESLKTLNLQAGSIITGVIVDIDYQARWVTVHAGLKSEALIPLEQFYNDAGDLTINVGDEVHVALDSVEDGFGETKLSREKAKRAECWIVLEAAFAAEEVVKGVINGKVKGGFTVDVNGIRAFLPGSLVDVRPVRDTTHLEGKELEFKVIKLDQKRNNVVVSRRSVLEAENSAEREALLESLQEGQQVKGIVKNLTDYGAFVDLGGVDGLLHITDMAWKRIKHPSEIVNVGDEIDVKVLKYDRERNRVSLGLKQLGEDPWVAIKARYPEGTRVTARVTNLTDYGCFAELEEGVEGLVHVSEMDWTNKNIHPSKVVQVGDEVEVMVLDIDEERRRISLGIKQCKSNPWEDFSGQFNKGDKISGTIKSITDFGIFIGLDGGIDGLVHLSDISWNEVGEEAVRRFKKGDELDTVILSVDPERERISLGIKQLESDPFSEYVQENDKGAIVKGTVKEVDAKGAIITLADDIEATLKASEISRDRVEDARNVLKEGQEVEAKIISVDRKSRVIQLSIKSKDEVEEKEAIQSLKETPAAATGETTMASLLREAMAKQN; encoded by the coding sequence ATGAGCGAAAGCTTTGCGGAACTCTTTGAAGAAAGCCTAAAAACCCTGAACCTTCAGGCAGGCTCCATCATCACCGGTGTTATCGTTGATATCGATTACCAAGCTCGCTGGGTAACCGTTCACGCTGGTCTGAAGTCTGAAGCTCTGATCCCGCTGGAACAGTTCTACAACGATGCTGGCGATCTGACAATCAATGTCGGTGACGAAGTTCACGTTGCTCTGGACTCGGTTGAAGACGGTTTCGGTGAAACCAAGCTGTCCCGTGAAAAAGCCAAGCGCGCTGAATGCTGGATTGTTCTCGAAGCAGCCTTCGCAGCTGAAGAAGTGGTCAAGGGCGTTATCAACGGTAAGGTTAAAGGCGGCTTCACTGTCGACGTTAACGGCATCCGTGCGTTCCTGCCAGGTTCTTTGGTCGACGTTCGTCCAGTGCGCGACACCACGCACCTGGAAGGCAAAGAACTCGAATTCAAAGTCATCAAGCTCGACCAGAAGCGCAACAACGTTGTCGTTTCCCGTCGCAGCGTGCTGGAAGCAGAGAACTCCGCCGAGCGTGAAGCTCTGCTGGAATCCCTGCAGGAAGGCCAACAAGTCAAAGGTATCGTCAAGAACCTCACCGATTACGGCGCATTCGTCGATCTGGGTGGCGTCGATGGCCTGCTGCACATTACCGACATGGCTTGGAAGCGTATCAAGCATCCTTCCGAAATCGTCAACGTTGGCGACGAGATCGATGTCAAGGTTCTGAAATACGATCGCGAACGCAACCGTGTTTCCCTGGGCCTGAAGCAACTGGGTGAAGATCCATGGGTCGCTATCAAAGCCCGTTACCCAGAAGGCACTCGTGTTACTGCACGTGTTACCAACCTGACCGACTACGGCTGCTTCGCTGAGCTGGAAGAAGGCGTTGAAGGCCTGGTACACGTTTCCGAAATGGACTGGACCAACAAGAACATCCACCCTTCGAAAGTCGTACAAGTCGGCGACGAAGTGGAAGTTATGGTTCTGGACATCGACGAAGAGCGTCGTCGTATCTCCCTGGGCATCAAGCAGTGCAAATCTAACCCATGGGAAGATTTCTCTGGCCAGTTCAACAAGGGCGATAAAATCTCCGGCACCATCAAGTCGATCACCGATTTCGGTATCTTCATTGGTCTGGACGGCGGCATCGACGGCCTGGTTCACCTGTCCGACATCTCCTGGAACGAAGTTGGCGAAGAAGCTGTTCGTCGTTTCAAGAAGGGCGACGAGCTGGACACCGTTATCCTGTCGGTTGACCCAGAGCGCGAGCGCATCTCCCTGGGCATCAAGCAACTGGAAAGCGATCCGTTCTCCGAGTACGTTCAAGAGAACGACAAAGGCGCCATCGTTAAAGGTACAGTGAAAGAAGTTGACGCCAAAGGCGCCATCATCACTCTGGCCGACGATATCGAAGCGACTCTGAAAGCCTCCGAAATCAGCCGTGACCGCGTTGAAGACGCGCGCAACGTTCTGAAAGAAGGCCAGGAAGTAGAAGCCAAGATCATCAGCGTTGACCGCAAGAGCCGCGTAATCCAACTCTCCATCAAGTCCAAAGACGAAGTGGAAGAGAAAGAAGCTATCCAGAGCCTGAAAGAGACTCCGGCAGCTGCAACTGGCGAGACCACCATGGCCTCCCTGCTGCGCGAAGCAATGGCTAAGCAGAACTAA
- the ihfB gene encoding integration host factor subunit beta produces the protein MTKSELIERIVTHQGLLSSKDVELAIKTMLEQMSQCLATGDRIEIRGFGSFSLHYRAPRVGRNPKTGQSVSLDGKFVPHFKPGKELRDRVNEEEEEGV, from the coding sequence ATGACGAAGTCGGAGTTGATCGAACGAATTGTCACCCATCAAGGGCTGCTCTCATCCAAGGATGTGGAGCTGGCTATCAAGACCATGCTTGAGCAAATGTCCCAATGCCTGGCCACCGGAGATCGCATCGAAATCCGCGGCTTCGGCAGCTTCTCCCTCCACTACCGCGCCCCGCGCGTAGGCCGCAACCCAAAAACCGGCCAATCCGTCAGCCTCGACGGCAAGTTCGTTCCCCACTTCAAACCGGGCAAGGAATTGCGCGATCGGGTGAACGAAGAAGAGGAAGAGGGCGTCTGA
- a CDS encoding lipopolysaccharide assembly protein LapA domain-containing protein, with the protein MRGVKRVVAVLVAVLAALVILAFVLENQQGVALSFLGWSTAQMPVAVFVVVALIVGMLIGPLLGVVVRSRRVRATTRG; encoded by the coding sequence ATGCGTGGGGTTAAGCGCGTTGTTGCGGTATTGGTTGCAGTGCTTGCAGCGTTGGTTATCTTGGCGTTTGTGCTGGAGAATCAGCAGGGTGTTGCGCTGTCGTTCCTTGGGTGGAGTACTGCGCAGATGCCGGTGGCGGTGTTTGTGGTGGTGGCTTTGATTGTGGGGATGTTGATTGGGCCTCTGTTGGGGGTGGTTGTGCGCAGCAGGCGTGTTAGGGCGACGACGAGAGGGTAA
- a CDS encoding Wzz/FepE/Etk N-terminal domain-containing protein, whose translation MSSSFRIPSMPQSDEIDIVELVRSLWQQKKLILTFTLGIGLLATSYAFVATPEYSVSSVLRPAALNELDALNRSEVYKLPPEAALIKVGVSLESYETRLSFFKENQKLFEAFVRPGQSLEQSFEAFNRDSITLSRSQSQSAGVVSPEIILQLNYPKGIDGVAILNNFVSYTVESERLKIASDMRVIVKNRVNEIQSKLSAARANYDNEKQARIASLLERDNVKRAQLQDELRALRIQLKELRADRMSQIDEAITIAKSLGINKPTTPSLLGESDHPSSNVMKTEINNQQIPLYFMGVQALLAERTALSRRTNDDFADGRIAQISKELQLLRTNREVEVLNSRSNEELFLSGVQPLRAEMIRLQNLNVDMEDLKLVSIDKQALEPTNPIKPKRLLVIMLGLLCGLILGLGGAIAVYIFSRSRNNSV comes from the coding sequence GTGAGTAGTAGCTTTCGTATTCCGTCTATGCCCCAGTCCGACGAAATTGACATCGTTGAGCTTGTGCGGTCGCTTTGGCAGCAAAAAAAATTAATTTTGACTTTTACGCTGGGTATAGGCTTGCTTGCAACGTCCTATGCTTTCGTTGCGACGCCTGAGTACTCTGTAAGCAGTGTTTTGCGGCCTGCGGCGCTTAATGAGCTTGATGCCCTTAATCGCTCTGAAGTATATAAACTACCTCCAGAAGCAGCTCTTATAAAAGTTGGAGTTTCACTTGAATCTTATGAAACACGGCTAAGCTTTTTCAAAGAAAATCAGAAGCTTTTTGAAGCGTTCGTGCGCCCCGGGCAATCGTTAGAGCAAAGTTTCGAAGCGTTTAATCGAGATTCAATAACTTTGAGCCGGTCTCAGTCACAGAGCGCTGGAGTAGTAAGCCCGGAAATTATATTACAGCTTAACTATCCGAAGGGTATCGATGGAGTTGCGATACTAAATAATTTTGTCAGCTATACTGTTGAGTCTGAGCGTTTGAAAATAGCCTCTGACATGCGAGTTATTGTTAAAAATCGTGTAAACGAAATACAAAGCAAGCTCTCCGCGGCAAGAGCAAACTATGATAACGAAAAACAGGCTCGAATAGCATCCCTTCTTGAGCGTGACAATGTAAAACGTGCACAGTTACAGGACGAGCTTCGCGCGCTAAGAATTCAGTTGAAAGAGTTGCGTGCCGACAGGATGTCACAAATCGACGAGGCTATTACTATCGCGAAATCCTTGGGTATTAATAAGCCTACTACGCCCTCATTGCTAGGGGAGAGCGACCATCCAAGTTCTAATGTAATGAAGACTGAAATCAATAATCAGCAGATACCTTTATACTTCATGGGGGTGCAGGCATTGTTGGCGGAACGTACCGCTCTAAGTCGTCGGACCAATGATGACTTTGCTGACGGACGCATAGCTCAAATATCGAAAGAGCTCCAGCTTTTGCGCACGAATCGGGAAGTAGAAGTTCTAAATAGTCGCTCGAATGAAGAGCTTTTTCTTAGTGGCGTCCAACCGCTGCGAGCTGAGATGATTCGATTGCAGAATTTGAATGTTGATATGGAGGACTTGAAACTTGTCAGTATTGATAAGCAGGCTTTGGAGCCCACTAACCCAATAAAGCCCAAGCGCCTATTGGTGATTATGCTTGGTTTGCTGTGTGGATTGATACTAGGCTTGGGGGGGGCAATAGCTGTGTATATTTTCAGTCGCTCGAGAAATAATAGCGTATGA
- a CDS encoding glycosyltransferase — MMAKIAVLLAAYNGESFIVSQVNSILSQLDVDVDIYIRDDGSTDNTVGVIERFAGLHNVTIIAHKVSTRSAAGNFFKILSEVDTEKYDYVAFSDQDDIWDPEKLSRAVSKIVDGDCEGYSADLIAYSNSKGYSRYLKKSYPAKEFDYLFQGASAGCTYVLTSKLATLVRKSTQNLGSTDFIGRSHDWLVYAIARAHQMRWCYDAYAPIFYRQHASNVYGAMTTMGSLFAKVKLVRGGWYRSNVLWIAEHCGAGKKEDAIIELVRRNGFWDRLKLIGHASSFRRKKSESRVLSLFLFFGLF, encoded by the coding sequence ATGATGGCTAAAATTGCAGTGCTGTTGGCAGCTTACAATGGTGAGTCATTCATTGTTTCTCAAGTCAATTCGATCTTGTCGCAATTGGATGTTGATGTCGATATTTATATACGCGATGACGGTTCAACGGATAATACAGTCGGTGTTATTGAGCGTTTCGCCGGATTGCATAATGTAACGATCATTGCACATAAAGTTAGTACCCGATCGGCCGCTGGTAATTTTTTCAAGATTTTATCTGAGGTTGATACTGAAAAATATGACTATGTGGCTTTTTCTGATCAGGACGACATCTGGGATCCTGAGAAGCTGAGTCGTGCAGTTTCAAAAATCGTCGACGGTGATTGCGAGGGGTACAGTGCAGATCTAATAGCCTATTCTAATTCTAAAGGTTATTCTCGGTATTTGAAAAAGTCTTACCCGGCCAAAGAATTCGATTATTTGTTCCAAGGGGCATCTGCGGGCTGTACTTATGTTCTTACCTCGAAGTTAGCGACGCTCGTGCGTAAGAGTACGCAGAATCTGGGAAGTACGGATTTTATAGGTCGTTCTCACGACTGGTTGGTTTACGCAATCGCCCGAGCGCATCAAATGCGTTGGTGCTATGACGCTTACGCGCCCATTTTTTACAGGCAACATGCTAGTAATGTTTACGGTGCGATGACTACGATGGGTAGTCTTTTTGCAAAAGTTAAGCTCGTAAGAGGTGGATGGTACAGGTCTAATGTTTTGTGGATAGCAGAACATTGCGGCGCTGGTAAAAAGGAGGATGCGATTATTGAGCTGGTTAGAAGAAACGGTTTTTGGGATCGTTTGAAGCTTATCGGCCACGCAAGCTCATTCAGACGTAAAAAATCTGAAAGTCGCGTTCTGAGTTTGTTTCTTTTCTTTGGGTTGTTTTAA
- a CDS encoding sugar transferase codes for MKRLIDIIISGLGLLLLSPVIMVTYFLVRRFLGRPAFFRQVRPGFEGRPFEMLKFRTMLDAVDSTGAPLPDSERLTSFGRFLRASSLDELPGLINVLKGDMSIVGPRPLLMAYLPLYSAEQSRRHSVRPGVTGLAQVSGRNALSWEEKFKLDVWYVDNQSILLDLRIIILTFKKVFLREGISQEGQATMEAFTGSADNAITDGEKR; via the coding sequence ATGAAAAGACTAATAGATATAATCATATCGGGACTGGGTTTGCTTTTACTTTCTCCTGTCATAATGGTTACCTATTTTTTGGTCAGGCGCTTTTTGGGCAGACCTGCATTCTTCCGGCAGGTGAGGCCTGGCTTTGAGGGGAGGCCCTTCGAAATGCTAAAATTCAGGACAATGCTTGACGCGGTCGACTCGACTGGTGCTCCTTTGCCTGATTCCGAGCGTTTGACGAGTTTCGGGCGCTTCCTGAGAGCTAGCAGCCTCGATGAGTTGCCTGGTTTGATAAACGTGTTAAAAGGAGATATGAGCATCGTCGGGCCTCGGCCCTTGCTGATGGCCTATCTACCTCTATACAGTGCTGAACAGAGTCGTAGGCATTCGGTCCGTCCAGGCGTCACTGGGCTTGCTCAGGTTAGCGGGCGAAACGCGCTTTCCTGGGAAGAAAAATTTAAATTGGACGTATGGTATGTAGATAACCAGTCTATTTTATTAGACTTGAGGATCATTATTCTGACCTTCAAGAAGGTGTTCTTGCGAGAGGGCATCAGTCAAGAAGGGCAAGCAACTATGGAAGCCTTCACAGGTTCCGCTGACAATGCAATAACTGATGGGGAAAAGAGATGA
- a CDS encoding acyl carrier protein produces the protein MSNEILDLIAEAKEVEEGSVKLGDKLDWDSIAVVTFMAFLSERDISVSADRLNKCETVDDVVTLVAAKSA, from the coding sequence ATGAGCAATGAAATTTTAGATTTGATCGCAGAAGCCAAGGAAGTTGAAGAGGGTTCTGTCAAGCTTGGCGATAAGTTGGATTGGGATTCAATTGCTGTAGTAACATTTATGGCCTTTCTTTCTGAGCGGGACATAAGTGTCTCTGCCGATCGCCTAAATAAATGCGAGACCGTAGACGATGTAGTAACTTTGGTCGCTGCTAAAAGTGCGTGA
- a CDS encoding Rieske 2Fe-2S domain-containing protein encodes MNDKMDSKKIERDLVESYWHPLCLNSDLPSDRDFLRFDVLDFEVVIFNDKGRLIAFDNRCPHRGSRFFSEDNGNRGIICKYHGWSFSDGRLRIPNVASFVGCDIENASLNQFELATCGELVFFAVNPALSLKEQIGSRIYQVIERLSNDVQPCADFNRYEFKCNWTIALENALEPYHIPLIHRNTLATLKLGIGENVFEGENSIWYSPVEDERVQRRLSGLSKFFETTDPYQGYMSIFLFPFAMISSTFGYSYSMQNFFPSPNADRAFFTSRLFPAKTSDPRYSEITGLFSKSTAELNRQVFEEDHEICQRVPSDSWSTSPPKYLSSLEQKISHFRQSCSRWNK; translated from the coding sequence ATGAATGACAAAATGGACTCGAAAAAAATCGAACGAGATTTGGTTGAGTCTTACTGGCACCCCCTGTGTCTTAATTCCGATTTGCCGAGTGATAGGGATTTTTTACGTTTTGATGTATTGGACTTTGAAGTCGTTATCTTCAATGATAAAGGGCGCTTAATTGCATTTGACAATCGTTGCCCGCATCGAGGGAGCCGGTTTTTCTCCGAGGATAATGGGAATCGGGGGATTATATGCAAATATCATGGTTGGAGTTTCTCGGACGGTCGTCTTCGAATCCCTAACGTAGCCTCGTTTGTTGGATGTGATATAGAAAACGCTTCCTTGAACCAGTTCGAGTTGGCGACGTGTGGTGAGCTAGTGTTTTTTGCAGTTAACCCTGCCTTATCGCTTAAAGAACAGATAGGTAGCAGGATTTACCAAGTCATCGAGCGTTTGAGTAACGATGTACAACCTTGTGCTGATTTTAATCGTTACGAGTTTAAGTGCAATTGGACAATTGCACTAGAGAACGCGCTTGAACCGTATCACATTCCTTTGATCCATCGTAATACTCTCGCGACATTAAAGCTAGGTATCGGGGAGAACGTCTTTGAAGGTGAGAATTCCATTTGGTATTCGCCGGTAGAGGACGAAAGGGTACAGCGTCGGCTTTCGGGACTCAGCAAGTTTTTCGAAACGACGGATCCATACCAAGGTTACATGAGTATTTTTCTTTTCCCATTTGCGATGATTTCGTCGACATTCGGGTACTCTTATTCAATGCAAAACTTTTTTCCTTCACCTAATGCAGATCGCGCATTCTTTACTAGTAGGCTTTTTCCGGCTAAAACATCCGACCCTCGTTACAGCGAGATCACTGGACTATTTTCGAAGTCGACTGCTGAATTAAATCGGCAAGTTTTTGAGGAAGATCATGAAATATGCCAGAGGGTTCCCAGCGATTCTTGGAGCACATCACCTCCAAAATACCTCAGCTCACTAGAGCAGAAGATATCGCATTTTCGACAGTCATGTTCAAGATGGAATAAGTAA
- a CDS encoding 3-oxoacyl-ACP synthase III family protein, giving the protein MSTSNFDNVRVVNNVRVEGIACSMPEKVVEVSDLADKFGKENIQKIMASTGVFRRHVVDNECSSDLCVAAAERLISDLSVDRSSIDTLIFVSQTHDHTLPATACILQERLNLPVSVAAFDVALGCSGYVYGLWLASSLISGGGSRRVLLLVGDTISKMVSDEDRSVAALFGDAGSATLLRYDDSAQPISFALGTDGRGAKNLIVPAGAFRDRNGSRSEVSEPEARGPFDLFMNGAEIFAFTLARVPALVKALHESRSDLGAGIDHYVFHQANKFMLEHLAKRMKLPREKVLLDLENVGNTSCTSIPLALSLADLKKHNRVTGLMMLAGFGVGYSWAGCIIDFKNVWVSQMSYTSVSKDPV; this is encoded by the coding sequence ATGTCAACAAGTAATTTTGATAATGTCAGAGTTGTAAATAACGTCCGTGTTGAAGGCATTGCATGTTCGATGCCGGAAAAGGTCGTAGAGGTTTCAGACCTTGCCGATAAATTCGGAAAGGAAAATATTCAAAAAATTATGGCGAGTACAGGGGTTTTTCGTCGCCATGTAGTCGACAATGAATGCTCATCTGATCTTTGCGTTGCCGCAGCTGAGCGACTGATTTCCGATTTATCCGTCGACCGGTCTTCTATTGATACGCTGATTTTTGTATCCCAGACTCACGACCATACATTGCCCGCCACGGCTTGTATTTTACAGGAGAGATTGAACCTTCCAGTAAGTGTTGCGGCGTTTGATGTTGCTTTAGGTTGTTCCGGTTACGTGTATGGTCTTTGGCTTGCCTCATCTCTGATATCGGGCGGTGGGAGCCGACGAGTATTGTTGTTAGTGGGAGATACCATTAGTAAGATGGTATCTGACGAAGATCGTTCTGTAGCTGCGCTATTTGGGGATGCGGGTTCGGCAACGTTGCTTCGGTATGATGACAGTGCTCAACCAATTTCTTTCGCGTTGGGGACTGACGGGCGCGGCGCAAAGAATCTCATTGTCCCAGCCGGCGCGTTTCGTGATCGTAACGGCAGCCGAAGTGAAGTTAGCGAGCCGGAAGCACGAGGGCCGTTCGACTTGTTCATGAATGGCGCTGAAATTTTCGCATTCACTTTAGCCCGAGTGCCCGCTTTGGTGAAGGCGCTACACGAAAGTCGTTCGGACTTGGGCGCAGGTATTGACCATTACGTATTTCATCAAGCCAACAAGTTCATGCTTGAACATTTGGCAAAACGCATGAAACTACCTCGCGAAAAAGTCCTGCTTGACTTGGAGAACGTGGGGAATACGAGCTGTACATCGATACCTCTTGCACTGTCATTAGCGGATCTTAAAAAACATAACAGGGTGACAGGGTTGATGATGTTGGCTGGTTTTGGCGTGGGTTACTCTTGGGCCGGTTGTATTATAGACTTTAAAAACGTGTGGGTTAGTCAAATGTCCTATACCTCTGTTAGTAAGGATCCGGTATGA